One genomic segment of Helianthus annuus cultivar XRQ/B chromosome 14, HanXRQr2.0-SUNRISE, whole genome shotgun sequence includes these proteins:
- the LOC110881629 gene encoding uncharacterized protein LOC110881629 encodes MILRQAESPAPKRKWEERKGDTRNNNFKRPKTFPQCQICKRFHTGECHFPCPNCKKTGHALQECKEKKKCFKCGDPNHMGSECPELKRNDRTQPNQPKGRAFVLTTEEAKTNTDVITGTYLVNDVYARVLFDTGANRSLVSTTFRPYLNQASQNLDHAFTVEMADGSQRGIVDIVKNCKISLNNHVIPIDLMPMELGEFDIVIGMDWLTPYHAEVICDKRIVRLRLPNGKQLTVSGDRTNKTKNLITIAQAHKCLRKGYVAFLAYVVNTTEKQKVEEVPVVREYPEVFPDELSGLPSDRQVEFRIDLVPGISPIAKSPYRLAPT; translated from the coding sequence ATGATTCTGCGGCAGGCTGAATCTCCCGCACCAAAAAGAAAGTGGGAAGAAAGAAAGGGGGACACCCGGAATAACAACTTTAAAAGGCCTAAAACATTTCCTCAATGTCAAATTTGCAAACGCTTTCATACGGGGGAATGTCATTTTCCTTGTCCAAATTGTAAAAAGACGGGTCATGCTCTTCAAGAATGCAAGGAAAAGAAGaagtgtttcaaatgtggagacccTAACCACATGGGATCTGAATGTCCCGAACTTAAAAGAAATGATAGGACACAACCAAATCAGCCAAAAGGGCGGGCATTTGTACTCACCACGGAAGAAGCCAAGACCAATACAGACGTTATCACGGGTACGTATctcgtaaatgatgtatatgcgcgtgtgttatttgataccggtgcaaATAGAAGTCTAGTGTCGACTACCTTTAGACCTTACTTGAACCAGGCGTCCCAAAACCTAGATCATGCCTTTACAGTAGAAATGGCTGATGGAAGTCAAAGAGGGATAGTTGACATAGTTAAGAATTGTAAAATAAGCTTAAACAACCATGTTATCCCTATAGACCTAATGCCTATGGAACTTGGAGAATTCGACATAGTCATAGGAATGGACTGGTTGACACCATATCATGCGGAAGTTATATGTGACAAAAGGATCGTCCGACTCCGATTACCCAACGGCAAACAACTAACTGTATCGGGAGACCGCACTAACAAGACTAAGAACCTCATCACGATAGCACAAGCACATAAATGCCTAAGGAAAGGGTATGTTGCCTTTCTAGCATATGTCGTAAACACTACAGAAAAGCAGAAGGTCGAGGAAGTGCCAGTAGTACGAGAATACCCTGAAGTGTTTCCCGATGAGCTCTCGGGACTACCATCGGATAGACAGgttgagtttcgcattgaccTAGTTCCCGGTATATCACCGATTGCTAAGTCGCCGTACAGACTAGCCCCGACATAA